One window from the genome of Pseudomonas sp. L5B5 encodes:
- a CDS encoding GNAT family N-acetyltransferase, producing the protein MRQHSVIHTPKLSDYPELARVWEASVRATHDFLPDNYIERLKNLVLTRYLDAVMLICTRDQRQRISGFAGVAAGKVEMLFIHPAHRGHGLGRQLLQYAVEHLNAQQLDVNEQNPQALGFYFKQGFEIVGRSEQDGLGQPYPLLHMRLKQPELQARRG; encoded by the coding sequence ATGCGCCAACACTCAGTCATCCATACCCCGAAACTCAGCGACTACCCGGAACTGGCCCGCGTTTGGGAAGCCTCGGTGCGCGCCACCCATGACTTTCTCCCGGACAACTACATCGAACGACTGAAGAACCTGGTGCTGACCCGCTATCTGGATGCGGTGATGTTGATCTGCACCCGTGATCAGCGGCAACGCATCAGCGGGTTCGCCGGTGTCGCGGCGGGCAAGGTCGAGATGCTGTTCATCCATCCGGCCCATCGCGGCCACGGCCTGGGCCGGCAACTGCTGCAGTACGCCGTGGAACATCTGAATGCCCAGCAACTGGATGTCAACGAGCAGAATCCCCAGGCCCTGGGGTTCTACTTCAAGCAGGGTTTCGAAATCGTCGGACGCTCGGAACAGGACGGCCTGGGCCAACCCTACCCTTTGCTGCACATGCGCCTGAAACAACCGGAACTGCAGGCCCGACGCGGCTAA
- the tsaA gene encoding tRNA (N6-threonylcarbamoyladenosine(37)-N6)-methyltransferase TrmO: MTYSVSPIGFVRSCFKEKFAIPRQPQLAPAARGVLELVAPFNQGDAVQGLEQVSHVWLLFLFHQALEDKPRLKVRPPRLGGNKSMGVFATRATHRPNGIGQSVVRLDRVEADRLWLSGIDLLDGTPILDIKPYVPYADSVAEATNEIASAAPLLVPVHWQALALEQARTHAQRLQEPLVELIEQCLAQDPRPAYQVPGPEREYGAQFWDLDVRWHYPEPGLIRVMEVVPAE, from the coding sequence ATGACCTACAGCGTTTCCCCCATCGGTTTCGTGCGCTCCTGCTTCAAGGAGAAGTTCGCCATCCCGCGCCAGCCGCAACTGGCACCGGCCGCTCGCGGCGTGCTGGAGCTGGTGGCCCCGTTCAACCAGGGCGATGCGGTCCAGGGGCTGGAGCAGGTCAGCCATGTCTGGCTGTTGTTCCTGTTCCACCAGGCCCTGGAGGACAAGCCGCGGCTCAAGGTGCGTCCGCCGCGCCTGGGTGGCAACAAGTCCATGGGGGTCTTCGCCACGCGGGCCACCCACCGGCCCAACGGCATCGGCCAGTCGGTGGTCAGGCTGGACAGGGTCGAGGCGGATCGCCTGTGGCTCTCCGGGATCGATCTGCTGGACGGCACGCCGATCCTGGATATCAAGCCCTATGTGCCCTATGCCGATAGTGTGGCCGAAGCCACCAACGAGATCGCCAGCGCCGCTCCGCTACTGGTTCCGGTGCATTGGCAGGCTCTGGCCCTGGAGCAGGCACGGACGCACGCCCAGCGCCTCCAGGAGCCGCTGGTGGAGCTGATCGAACAGTGCCTGGCCCAGGACCCGCGCCCGGCCTACCAGGTACCAGGCCCTGAACGGGAGTACGGCGCCCAGTTCTGGGACCTGGACGTACGCTGGCACTACCCCGAACCCGGGTTGATTCGGGTCATGGAAGTCGTACCAGCCGAGTAA
- a CDS encoding rRNA pseudouridine synthase produces MTDPIRLSKRLIELVGCSRREAELFIEGGWVTVDGEVIDEPQFKVGTQKVALDPEAKATAPEPVTILLNVPAGQDLDSAMQSIGADSLSEEHRYGKRPLRGHFLRLTACDDLQPNASGLLVFTQDWRVQRKLTADAAKIEQEYVVEVEGEMIDHGLNRLSHGVTYKGRELPAVKASWQNENRLRFALKNPQPGVIALFCQAVGLKVIAIRRIRVGGVSIGKVPQGQWRYLSAKEKF; encoded by the coding sequence ATGACTGACCCGATTCGACTTTCCAAACGCCTCATCGAACTGGTCGGCTGCTCCCGCCGGGAGGCCGAGCTGTTCATCGAAGGCGGTTGGGTCACCGTGGATGGCGAGGTCATCGACGAACCTCAGTTCAAGGTAGGCACACAAAAGGTCGCTCTCGACCCCGAGGCCAAGGCCACCGCTCCGGAGCCTGTGACCATTCTGCTCAACGTGCCCGCTGGCCAGGACCTGGACAGCGCCATGCAGTCCATCGGCGCCGACAGCCTGTCCGAGGAGCACCGCTACGGCAAACGCCCGTTGCGCGGGCACTTCCTGCGCCTGACCGCCTGCGATGACCTGCAGCCCAATGCCAGCGGCCTGCTGGTGTTCACCCAGGATTGGCGGGTGCAGCGCAAGCTGACTGCCGATGCAGCCAAGATCGAGCAGGAATACGTGGTCGAGGTTGAAGGCGAGATGATCGACCACGGCCTCAATCGCCTGAGCCACGGCGTGACCTACAAGGGCCGCGAACTGCCAGCCGTGAAGGCCAGCTGGCAGAACGAAAACCGCCTGCGCTTCGCCTTGAAGAACCCCCAGCCCGGGGTGATCGCCCTGTTTTGCCAGGCCGTCGGCCTGAAGGTCATCGCCATTCGCCGCATCCGCGTCGGCGGTGTATCGATCGGCAAGGTGCCACAGGGCCAATGGCGCTACCTGTCGGCCAAAGAGAAATTCTGA
- a CDS encoding DUF1456 family protein, producing the protein MIHNDVLRSVRYMLDISDQKVVDIIQLTGFSANLEDIVSYLKKDEEEGFVRCPDKTMAHFLDGLVIFKRGKDDSRPALPIELPVTNNIILKKLRVAFELKEDDMHAVLKAADFPVSKPELSALFRKFGHNNYRPCGDQLLRNFLKGLTQRVRG; encoded by the coding sequence ATGATCCACAACGATGTACTGCGCAGCGTGCGCTACATGCTCGACATCAGCGACCAGAAGGTCGTCGACATCATCCAGCTCACCGGTTTCAGCGCCAACCTGGAAGATATCGTCAGCTACCTGAAGAAAGACGAGGAAGAGGGTTTCGTACGCTGCCCCGACAAGACCATGGCGCATTTCCTCGATGGCCTGGTGATCTTCAAGCGGGGCAAGGACGATAGCCGTCCCGCGCTGCCGATCGAACTGCCGGTGACCAACAACATCATCCTGAAAAAACTACGGGTGGCCTTCGAACTGAAGGAAGACGACATGCACGCTGTGCTCAAGGCCGCCGATTTCCCGGTGTCCAAACCCGAGCTGAGCGCCCTGTTCCGCAAGTTCGGCCACAACAACTATCGCCCCTGCGGCGACCAGTTGCTGCGCAACTTCCTCAAGGGCCTGACCCAGCGCGTACGCGGCTGA
- the fpr gene encoding ferredoxin-NADP reductase — MSNMNHERVLSVHHWNDTLFSFKCTRDPGLRFENGQFVMIGLQQPNGRPLMRAYSIASPNWEEHLEFFSIKVPDGPLTSQLQHLKEGDEIIISKKPTGTLVLDDLKPGKHLYLLSTGTGLAPFMSVIQDPETYERFEKVILCHGVRYVNEVAYREFITEHLPQNEFFGEALREKLIYYPTVTREPFENEGRLTDLMRSGKLFRDIGLPPINPQDDRAMLCGSPSMLDETSEVLNSFGLSVSPRMREPGDYLIERAFVEK; from the coding sequence TGAACCACGAGCGTGTCCTCAGTGTTCATCACTGGAACGACACCCTGTTCAGCTTCAAGTGCACCCGCGACCCGGGTCTGCGCTTCGAGAACGGTCAGTTCGTGATGATCGGCCTGCAACAGCCCAATGGCCGACCGCTTATGCGTGCTTACTCCATTGCCAGTCCGAACTGGGAAGAGCATCTCGAGTTCTTCAGCATCAAGGTTCCTGATGGCCCGCTGACTTCCCAGTTGCAGCACCTGAAGGAAGGCGACGAGATCATCATCAGCAAGAAACCAACCGGTACCCTGGTGCTCGATGACCTGAAGCCTGGCAAGCACCTCTACCTGCTCAGCACCGGCACTGGCCTGGCGCCGTTCATGAGCGTGATCCAGGATCCGGAAACCTACGAGCGTTTCGAGAAAGTGATCCTGTGCCACGGCGTACGCTACGTCAATGAAGTCGCTTACCGCGAGTTCATCACCGAGCACCTGCCGCAGAACGAGTTTTTCGGCGAAGCCCTGCGCGAGAAGCTGATCTACTACCCCACCGTGACTCGCGAGCCGTTCGAGAACGAAGGCCGTCTGACCGACCTGATGCGCAGCGGCAAGCTGTTCCGCGACATCGGCCTGCCGCCGATCAACCCGCAGGACGACCGCGCAATGCTGTGCGGCAGCCCGAGCATGCTGGATGAAACCAGTGAAGTGCTCAACAGCTTCGGCCTGAGCGTCTCGCCACGCATGCGCGAGCCGGGCGACTACCTGATCGAGCGTGCCTTCGTCGAGAAGTAA